From Crateriforma spongiae, a single genomic window includes:
- the ispD gene encoding 2-C-methyl-D-erythritol 4-phosphate cytidylyltransferase — protein MQTLSPTNAWQSPTIGPPNSPIEMLPDRDPDASDDRPERAESEFAATDRSQRDICVILPAGGSGRRFASSDNKVFAALAGIPLWIHTARRLCRSSQVCQLIVAASPTDQPTFRQHLERWPLPRPVEIVDGGRERFDSVRNAIAAVDTDTANWVAIHDAARPLVPTSDIDSVFDAARETGAAILASPLAGSIKRDIGQDCRNVDRRDLWMALTPQVFKLDWIREAYQRHRGYPVTDDAAMVEAMGRPVQLVQGSPANLKITYPDDLAVAEALMQAQTSDAQKNSGATN, from the coding sequence ATGCAAACCCTGTCGCCGACCAACGCATGGCAGAGCCCGACGATCGGCCCGCCGAACAGCCCTATCGAAATGTTGCCAGACCGTGACCCCGATGCCTCCGACGATCGCCCCGAACGGGCGGAGAGCGAATTTGCCGCGACCGATCGATCGCAGCGCGACATCTGTGTGATCTTGCCGGCCGGCGGCAGCGGTCGTCGATTTGCATCGTCCGACAACAAGGTCTTTGCGGCTTTGGCAGGGATCCCGCTGTGGATTCATACCGCCAGGCGACTTTGCCGGTCATCTCAAGTTTGCCAGCTGATCGTGGCGGCGTCCCCGACCGATCAGCCCACGTTTCGGCAGCACCTGGAACGCTGGCCACTGCCACGCCCGGTCGAAATCGTCGACGGTGGCCGCGAACGATTTGACAGTGTCCGAAACGCGATCGCCGCCGTCGACACCGACACAGCCAACTGGGTTGCCATCCACGATGCCGCCCGCCCCCTGGTCCCGACATCGGACATCGATTCGGTATTTGACGCCGCACGAGAAACCGGAGCGGCCATTTTGGCCAGCCCTTTGGCCGGATCGATCAAGCGTGACATCGGCCAGGATTGCCGGAACGTCGACCGACGCGACCTATGGATGGCGCTGACACCCCAGGTTTTCAAGCTGGACTGGATTCGTGAGGCTTATCAACGTCATCGCGGCTACCCGGTCACCGATGACGCGGCGATGGTCGAAGCGATGGGGCGACCGGTGCAACTGGTCCAAGGGTCACCGGCCAACCTGAAAATCACCTACCCGGACGACCTTGCCGTTGCCGAAGCCCTGATGCAAGCCCAAACATCCGATGCCCAGAAAAACTCCGGTGCAACGAACTGA
- a CDS encoding ATP-dependent helicase: MSEFNLSGLNPPQAEAVRTLSGPMLVLAGAGTGKTRVVTFRIANLIRHGTAPDRILAVTFTNKAAGEMQERVAELLGMKGRRTRRGEKAPPKPMISTFHAQCVQILRRHAPAIGFPAKFSIYDRSDQESLARGILRELRLPNTALKPADMLSIIGGWKNAGIHPEESTSVASTDKEHFAASGYRRYQEGLRLRGAMDFDDLLLHTEMLFDQHPDIRDEEAGRYDHVLVDEYQDTNGCQYRITKHLAMRHRNLCVVGDDDQSIYAWRGADVSHILSFADDWNDAKVVWLEDNYRSTGAILEMANRLIAFNTHRHDKILKPSRPQGPRPRILQHKDEIAEAKVTVSEIKHLIENEHIQPRDIAILFRTNEQPRLFETELRKADVPYVMLGSQSFFDRTEVRDVVAYLKWVAQPDDEVALLRIINKPARGISKKTISTLMEHAVRRGQPIWSVMHDAHSIEGLNSQALRGINDLIAIQRDVTDRANGEGIGKAMETLLARTAYMDEIARNYEDPNERDARSASVGELANAVSAFEDSREEADLTGFLADIALSGREMGNEKDKLALKNSVWLLTMHAAKGLEFPVVYMVGLEEGILPHSRSVKSGVEEDIAEERRLCYVGITRAQEKLTLSLSLTRRKWGKARPTVPSPFLYEITGKAENPKKFRKKSAGFQRR; the protein is encoded by the coding sequence TTGTCTGAATTCAATTTGTCGGGGTTGAATCCCCCGCAAGCCGAAGCGGTGCGCACGCTGAGCGGCCCCATGTTGGTGCTGGCGGGCGCGGGAACCGGCAAGACTCGGGTGGTGACCTTTCGCATCGCCAATCTGATCCGGCACGGTACCGCGCCGGATCGCATTTTGGCCGTGACGTTCACCAACAAAGCGGCCGGTGAAATGCAGGAACGCGTGGCAGAATTGCTGGGCATGAAGGGCCGGCGGACCCGCCGCGGCGAAAAGGCACCGCCCAAGCCGATGATCAGCACTTTCCACGCCCAGTGTGTTCAGATTCTGCGCCGACATGCTCCTGCGATCGGGTTTCCGGCGAAGTTCAGCATCTATGACCGCAGCGACCAGGAATCGCTGGCTCGCGGGATTCTGCGCGAACTGCGCTTGCCCAACACGGCGCTCAAACCGGCCGACATGCTGTCGATCATTGGCGGATGGAAGAACGCGGGAATTCATCCGGAAGAATCGACTTCGGTGGCGTCGACCGACAAGGAACACTTCGCCGCGTCGGGGTACCGTCGCTACCAGGAAGGCCTGCGGCTTCGCGGGGCGATGGATTTTGACGATTTGCTGCTGCACACCGAAATGCTGTTCGACCAGCATCCCGACATTCGTGACGAAGAGGCCGGGCGGTACGACCATGTCCTGGTCGATGAATACCAAGACACCAACGGGTGTCAGTATCGGATCACCAAGCACTTGGCGATGCGTCACCGAAACTTGTGCGTCGTGGGTGACGACGATCAGTCGATTTATGCCTGGCGCGGCGCGGATGTCTCGCACATCCTTAGCTTTGCGGACGACTGGAACGATGCCAAAGTGGTCTGGCTGGAGGACAATTATCGCAGCACCGGGGCGATCCTGGAGATGGCCAACCGGTTGATCGCCTTCAACACCCATCGGCACGACAAGATTCTCAAGCCCAGTCGGCCCCAAGGCCCACGGCCACGAATTCTGCAGCACAAGGACGAAATTGCCGAAGCCAAAGTCACGGTCAGCGAAATCAAACACCTGATCGAAAACGAACACATCCAGCCACGCGACATCGCGATTCTGTTTCGGACCAATGAACAGCCGCGGTTGTTCGAAACGGAACTTCGCAAAGCCGACGTGCCTTACGTGATGCTGGGATCTCAGTCGTTTTTCGATCGCACCGAAGTCCGTGACGTTGTGGCGTATTTGAAATGGGTCGCCCAGCCGGATGACGAGGTCGCACTGTTGCGGATCATCAACAAGCCGGCGCGTGGAATTAGCAAAAAGACCATTTCCACGCTGATGGAGCATGCGGTGCGGCGTGGCCAGCCGATTTGGTCGGTCATGCATGACGCTCATTCGATTGAAGGCTTGAACAGCCAGGCGCTTCGCGGCATCAACGACTTGATCGCGATCCAGCGTGACGTCACCGATCGGGCCAATGGGGAGGGGATCGGAAAAGCGATGGAGACCTTGTTGGCTCGGACCGCCTACATGGATGAAATCGCCCGCAACTATGAAGACCCCAACGAACGGGACGCTCGCTCGGCGTCGGTGGGCGAACTGGCCAACGCGGTTTCGGCCTTCGAAGATTCTCGCGAGGAAGCCGACCTGACCGGATTCTTGGCCGACATTGCGTTGTCGGGACGCGAGATGGGGAACGAAAAGGACAAGCTGGCTCTGAAAAATTCGGTCTGGCTGCTGACAATGCACGCCGCCAAGGGGCTGGAATTCCCGGTCGTCTACATGGTGGGGTTGGAAGAAGGCATCCTGCCGCACAGCCGCAGCGTCAAGAGCGGAGTGGAGGAAGACATCGCCGAAGAACGCCGACTGTGCTACGTCGGCATCACCCGAGCGCAGGAGAAGTTGACGCTGTCGCTTTCGCTGACACGCCGCAAATGGGGGAAGGCACGTCCGACGGTCCCCAGCCCCTTTCTGTACGAAATCACGGGGAAGGCAGAAAATCCGAAAAAGTTTCGAAAAAAAAGTGCGGGTTTTCAGAGAAGATAA
- a CDS encoding SpoIIE family protein phosphatase has product MSKSDQRPHHLRLHINRGDDSTTIATSTRRRPSRRAGASKVRTGSHLADNDAIDRFLRAYTDVTGWRLDDGDAAMKGLKGPNFQLTADDAFDAMMTAEDFDSGILPAIGKADAEKLAAAAAELTRQLTDSQAALRCREAELAVLESKFGRASVKIPSIADELQRILSDGVAATGFDAAALYLLNEDTTELKLRCLFGLDPTRLLDPPRDLADCRADLEAMVCGVCTIENQHAVLMDTWNCPESEFGRAICATVNADDLPLGTLWFYGQQPVDEISDAQAAAARLTASQIANEMNRVSITGDAPDIAPSSSESGPTIRIADVTESATDKQVTARPDRADDASLASHLNRLAAWQYETLAIGTRISEDLFVDGLIESPKTWAVGWHHWDVLPDGMVAWLMAEANDPTTAGAMTAAFAKAAAIAHLGYRHELSGLLRRVGDSLWQMGVTGQTCSLMYARLSPDSGEGEIVAAGNLSAMIGGAFGHRPLIAANHRPLATDFDPSFAESEFQLQPGESLLGYNAGLIESSTTDHLGGLLRKSSRGGSRRPLARIAKDLDGTRLLSERSAAVITRRG; this is encoded by the coding sequence GTGTCAAAGTCTGATCAACGCCCTCATCATCTGCGTCTTCACATCAACCGTGGCGACGATTCAACGACGATCGCCACTTCCACACGACGTCGACCTTCGCGACGTGCCGGCGCATCAAAGGTGCGAACCGGATCTCACCTTGCGGACAACGATGCGATCGATCGTTTCCTGCGTGCCTACACGGACGTGACCGGATGGCGTCTGGATGACGGCGATGCGGCGATGAAAGGATTGAAAGGCCCCAATTTTCAGCTGACCGCCGACGACGCTTTCGACGCGATGATGACCGCCGAAGACTTTGATTCGGGGATCCTGCCGGCGATCGGAAAAGCCGATGCGGAAAAGTTGGCCGCCGCCGCAGCCGAACTGACACGCCAGTTGACCGACAGCCAAGCAGCCCTGCGTTGTCGCGAAGCGGAACTGGCGGTGCTGGAATCCAAGTTCGGACGTGCCAGCGTCAAAATCCCATCGATCGCAGATGAACTGCAACGGATCTTGTCCGACGGTGTGGCGGCAACCGGATTCGACGCCGCCGCGTTGTACTTGCTGAACGAAGACACGACAGAGCTGAAACTACGATGTCTGTTCGGCCTGGATCCAACACGGTTGCTGGACCCGCCCCGCGACTTGGCCGATTGCCGTGCGGACTTGGAAGCGATGGTGTGTGGCGTTTGCACGATCGAAAATCAGCACGCCGTGTTGATGGACACTTGGAACTGCCCGGAAAGCGAATTCGGTCGCGCGATCTGTGCGACCGTCAATGCGGATGACCTTCCGCTGGGAACGCTGTGGTTCTATGGCCAACAACCCGTCGATGAAATCAGTGATGCCCAGGCCGCCGCCGCACGCCTGACAGCATCGCAGATCGCCAATGAAATGAATCGTGTGTCCATCACGGGCGACGCACCAGACATTGCACCGTCGTCATCCGAATCTGGTCCGACAATTCGTATCGCTGACGTCACCGAATCAGCCACGGACAAACAAGTGACGGCGCGGCCCGATCGTGCCGACGACGCATCGCTGGCATCACACCTGAATCGCCTGGCCGCCTGGCAATACGAAACCTTGGCGATTGGAACGCGAATCAGCGAAGACTTGTTTGTCGATGGATTGATCGAGTCCCCCAAAACCTGGGCCGTCGGATGGCATCACTGGGACGTCTTGCCCGACGGCATGGTCGCCTGGCTGATGGCCGAAGCGAACGATCCGACCACCGCTGGCGCAATGACCGCCGCATTCGCAAAGGCTGCAGCGATCGCGCACCTGGGATACCGACATGAGCTGTCGGGACTGCTGCGACGTGTCGGCGACAGCCTGTGGCAAATGGGCGTCACCGGCCAAACGTGTTCGCTGATGTACGCACGCCTGTCACCCGACAGCGGCGAAGGTGAAATCGTTGCGGCCGGAAACTTGTCCGCCATGATCGGCGGCGCGTTCGGTCATCGGCCATTGATCGCGGCGAATCATCGCCCGTTGGCGACCGATTTTGATCCCAGCTTTGCCGAATCTGAGTTTCAGTTGCAGCCTGGCGAATCGCTGCTGGGTTACAACGCGGGTCTCATCGAATCCAGCACCACGGATCACCTCGGCGGGCTGCTTCGCAAGTCGTCGCGTGGCGGATCACGACGTCCGCTCGCACGCATCGCCAAAGACTTGGACGGCACTCGGCTACTTTCCGAGCGATCCGCTGCCGTGATCACTCGCCGCGGCTAA
- a CDS encoding beta-ketoacyl-[acyl-carrier-protein] synthase family protein: protein MHTDPSQRIVITGLGVVTPLGNDIEPLLSGLREGRSGIRTLTRVPLGVLPVNHGAEAAEFTGHIDDYGPLEKTVKRNIRKGSKVMCREIEMGVAVAQRAMADAGFTHDAFDRDRTGVVYGCDYIMSLPDEYAAGMQACLDEEGKFSFTRWGEQGLPKVNPLWLLKYLPNMPASHIAIYNDLRGANNSITVREASAGNAIGEAYSTLRRGHADALVVGSTGSRIHPLRTLHASMQETLASDRDDCESMSRPFNRDRDGGVLGEGAGAMMLETLAHAEKRGAKILGEVVGYGSSAVGPAAGDEYLKTAIVNVLRAALGTASPNEIGHINAHGLGTPQSDAGEAAAIAQVFGDASSQPPVTTVKGHFGNLGAGGGMVEAIASLCSLGDELFPIRNLTDLDSNCPINAVTGSGTPSGDSFISVNVTPQGQASSVHIRRFAA from the coding sequence ATGCACACTGATCCTTCGCAACGCATCGTTATCACCGGACTGGGTGTCGTCACGCCTTTGGGTAACGACATCGAACCTTTGTTGTCCGGCCTACGCGAAGGCCGTTCGGGGATCCGCACGCTGACCCGTGTGCCGTTGGGCGTTCTGCCCGTCAACCACGGTGCCGAAGCAGCAGAATTCACCGGCCACATCGACGACTACGGCCCCCTGGAAAAAACCGTCAAGCGGAACATCCGAAAGGGCAGCAAAGTGATGTGCCGCGAAATCGAAATGGGTGTCGCGGTCGCCCAGCGTGCAATGGCCGACGCGGGGTTCACCCATGATGCCTTCGATCGTGACCGGACCGGCGTGGTCTATGGCTGTGACTACATCATGTCGTTGCCCGATGAATACGCCGCCGGCATGCAAGCTTGCTTGGACGAGGAAGGCAAATTCAGCTTCACGCGTTGGGGCGAACAGGGGCTGCCGAAAGTCAATCCGCTTTGGCTGCTGAAGTACCTGCCCAATATGCCCGCCAGTCACATCGCGATCTACAACGATCTGCGCGGTGCGAATAATTCGATCACCGTTCGCGAAGCATCCGCCGGCAATGCGATCGGTGAAGCTTATTCGACACTGCGGCGGGGTCACGCCGATGCGTTGGTGGTCGGATCGACTGGATCACGGATCCACCCGCTGCGAACGTTGCACGCATCGATGCAAGAAACCTTGGCGTCGGACCGTGACGATTGTGAATCGATGAGCCGTCCGTTCAATCGCGACCGCGACGGCGGCGTGTTGGGCGAAGGTGCCGGGGCGATGATGCTTGAAACGCTGGCTCATGCCGAAAAACGCGGTGCCAAAATCCTGGGCGAAGTCGTCGGCTATGGAAGCAGCGCCGTCGGCCCGGCGGCGGGCGACGAATATCTGAAAACCGCGATCGTCAACGTGTTGCGCGCCGCTTTGGGAACGGCCAGCCCGAACGAGATCGGTCATATCAACGCCCATGGCTTGGGCACACCGCAATCCGATGCGGGAGAAGCCGCTGCGATCGCCCAAGTCTTTGGCGACGCGTCATCCCAACCGCCGGTGACGACCGTCAAAGGCCACTTCGGCAACTTGGGTGCCGGCGGCGGAATGGTCGAAGCAATTGCCAGCCTTTGCTCTCTGGGCGATGAACTGTTTCCGATCCGCAACTTGACCGACTTGGACTCGAACTGCCCGATCAATGCAGTCACCGGATCGGGAACCCCTTCGGGCGATTCTTTCATTAGCGTCAACGTGACGCCGCAAGGCCAAGCCAGCAGCGTTCACATCCGCCGCTTCGCCGCCTAA